The Tenrec ecaudatus isolate mTenEca1 chromosome 14, mTenEca1.hap1, whole genome shotgun sequence genome contains a region encoding:
- the LOC142425704 gene encoding olfactory receptor 11H12-like, whose product MNVSKQDSSFASVSEFVLLGFSFEWQIQSLLFSLFTTAYVMTITGNGAILCAVWCDQRLHTPMYIFLGNFSFLEIWYASSTVPKMLVNFLSETKTISFAGCFLQFYFFFSLGISESFLLDVMAFDRYLAICRPLHYPNIMTGYLCAKLVTVCWVCGFLWFLIPIVLMSQMPFCGPNIIDHIVCDPGPLFALACTSAPRIQLLCYTLSSLIIFGNFFFTLGSYTLVVVAVLRVPSATGRRKAFSTCGSHLAVVSLYYGSLMVMYVSPGVGHSAGMQKVATLFYAMVTPLFNPLIYSLRNKDMKAALRKVVGLSSIS is encoded by the coding sequence ATGAATGTCTCCAAGCAGGATTCCAGTTTTGCTTCCGTGAGTGAATTTGTCCTCCTAGGTTTCTCCTTTGAGTGGCAGATCCAGAGCCTCTTGTTCTCCCTCTTTACCACAGCCTACGTTATGACCATAACAGGAAACGGTGCTATTCTCTGTGCAGTGTGGTGTGACCAGAGACTTCACACGCCCATGTACATATTCCTGGGGAATTTCTCCTTCCTAGAGATCTGGTATGCCTCTTCGACAGTTCCCAAGATGTTGGTCAACTTTCTCTCAGAGACAAAAACTATTTCCTTTGCCGGTTGCTTCCTccaattctatttctttttttctttgggcATATCTgaaagcttccttctggatgtcatGGCTTTTGATCGATACCTTGCTATCTGTCGTCCCTTACACTACCCTAATATCATGACCGGATATCTCTGTGCTAAACTAGTCACTGTCTGCTGGGTTTGTGGGTTTCTGTGGTTCCTGATCCCCATTGTTCTCATGTCTCAGATGCCCTTCTGTGGCCCAAATATTATTGACCATATTGTGTGTGATCCAGGACCACTGTTTGCGTTAGCATGTACCTCTGCACCAAGGATCCAATTGCTTTGCTATACTCTCAGCTCATTAATTATCTTTGGTAACTTCTTCTTCACCCTTGGATCCTATACGCTTGTTGTAGTAGCTGTGTTACGTGTACCTTCAGCCACAGGAAGACGTAAAGCCTTCTCAACATGTGGATCTCATTTGGCCGTGGTATCACTGTACTATGGCTCCTTGATGGTCATGTATGTGAGCCCAGGAGTCGGACATTCTGCTGGGATGCAGAAAGTTGCAACACTGTTCTATGCTATGGTGACCCCGCTCTTCAACCCTCTCATCTACAGCCTCCGGAATAAGGACATGAAAGCAGCATTGAGGAAAGTTGTGGGGCTTTCTAGCATTAGCTAG